From Armatimonadota bacterium, a single genomic window includes:
- a CDS encoding BMP family ABC transporter substrate-binding protein: MKSRPGLLALVTVVVILLLQTSAPTPAPAAARVFKIAVVSDVGGRGDLSFNDMAFKGGEDAERDFGVRMVELVSKVEADYVPNLTTAARDPDVQLVVGVGFLLSDALAQVAQRFPNKNFMGIDTFSQSIVKDKFPAKYPLPNLMDIVYEEHKGSALVGALGTLLAAQYNKPYIGGVFGIEIPVLWKFEIGYKWGARWATEWMLKNKPDKAFKYRSDFVLWTYTGTFSDIPKGYAAAKAMYAKDAVAVYNIAGPLGLGINQAVQEIARARGLRSGPPFWIGVDANQDWINPGFVIASMMKRVDKGVYFATKWVRDGTFRSLVKQHNGVVVLGIGTRVAGALAEGISVSTLADLDEFVQMGVNAERLTRKKVLPAPPAEIRARVKAMRDAQPAWVWQAVAELEKAIREGRVTVPLVLTKPDIEKWRNELGWTPEPKRRVS; the protein is encoded by the coding sequence CGGGGACCTCAGTTTCAACGACATGGCCTTCAAGGGCGGCGAGGACGCCGAACGCGACTTCGGCGTCCGGATGGTGGAACTGGTCAGCAAAGTGGAAGCGGACTACGTCCCGAACCTGACCACCGCGGCCAGGGATCCCGACGTGCAGCTGGTGGTCGGCGTGGGCTTCCTGCTGAGCGACGCCCTGGCCCAGGTGGCGCAGCGCTTCCCCAACAAGAATTTCATGGGCATCGACACCTTCTCCCAGTCCATCGTCAAGGACAAGTTCCCGGCCAAGTACCCCCTGCCCAACCTGATGGACATCGTCTACGAGGAGCACAAGGGCAGCGCCCTGGTGGGCGCGCTGGGTACGCTGCTCGCCGCGCAGTACAACAAGCCGTACATCGGCGGGGTGTTCGGGATCGAGATCCCCGTCCTCTGGAAGTTTGAGATCGGCTACAAGTGGGGCGCGCGCTGGGCCACGGAGTGGATGCTGAAGAACAAGCCGGACAAGGCCTTCAAGTACCGGTCGGACTTCGTCCTGTGGACCTACACGGGAACCTTCAGCGACATCCCCAAGGGTTACGCGGCGGCGAAGGCGATGTACGCCAAGGACGCCGTCGCCGTCTACAACATCGCCGGGCCGCTGGGGCTGGGCATCAACCAGGCGGTGCAGGAGATCGCCCGGGCCAGGGGGCTGCGCAGCGGGCCGCCCTTCTGGATCGGGGTGGACGCCAACCAGGACTGGATCAACCCCGGCTTCGTCATCGCCAGCATGATGAAGCGCGTGGACAAGGGCGTGTACTTCGCCACCAAGTGGGTGCGGGACGGGACCTTCCGCAGCCTGGTCAAGCAGCACAACGGCGTGGTCGTGCTCGGGATCGGCACCCGGGTGGCCGGGGCCCTGGCCGAGGGCATCTCGGTCAGCACGCTGGCCGACCTGGACGAGTTCGTCCAGATGGGGGTCAACGCGGAGCGGCTGACCCGCAAGAAGGTCCTGCCGGCTCCTCCGGCCGAGATCCGCGCGCGGGTGAAGGCGATGCGCGACGCCCAGCCGGCATGGGTCTGGCAGGCGGTGGCGGAACTGGAGAAGGCGATCCGGGAGGGCCGGGTGACGGTCCCCCTGGTGCTGACCAAGCCGGACATCGAGAAGTGGCGCAACGAGCTGGGCTGGACGCCTGAGCCGAAGCGAAGGGTCAGCTAG
- a CDS encoding ABC transporter ATP-binding protein, translated as MSGAPRIEMRGIHKIYPDGTAALRGVDFRLRPGEIVALLGENGAGKTTLMKILSGLLRPTRGEIFIDDRPVQFSNPSDALREGIGMVHQAFTLVPPFTALENVVLGQEGAGPLGPLRREAARERVARLLAETGLSVPLDLATESLPIGVQQRVEILKTLYRGTSVLILDEPTSALTPTEVRDLFEFLRGLAARGRSIVFISHKLREVLEISGRVVVLRDGQVTGEVPTERATPEHLAELMVGRKVVPQVSRSARPAGRPVLEVRRLRVASDQGAPAVKDLSFQVREGEVFGIAGVEGNGQSELVQALTGLRPVQEGEILLGGTVLRHLHPLEVYRRGAGHIPEDKSRFGLALNFDLTENAILSRQREPAFVTPWGRLNWSAILAYGRRLVEQFRVVAPGLRAPVRSLSGGNQQRLLVGRELSKRPVLIVAVHPTRGLDVASTVDIRELLVRMRDEGKGVLLVSADLDEILELSDRIAVMYEGTFIGVGGAEEFTREEIGLMMGGIIPRGRDARTPAAPPAAD; from the coding sequence ATGAGCGGAGCGCCCCGCATCGAGATGCGGGGGATCCACAAGATCTATCCGGACGGCACCGCGGCCCTGCGCGGTGTGGACTTCCGCCTGCGTCCGGGGGAGATCGTCGCCCTCCTGGGCGAGAACGGGGCGGGCAAGACGACGTTGATGAAGATCCTCTCCGGTCTGCTGCGGCCGACGCGTGGGGAGATCTTCATCGACGATCGCCCCGTGCAGTTCAGCAACCCCTCCGATGCGCTGCGCGAAGGGATCGGCATGGTCCATCAGGCGTTCACCCTGGTGCCGCCCTTCACGGCCCTGGAGAACGTCGTGCTGGGGCAGGAAGGCGCCGGCCCCCTGGGCCCCCTGCGGCGGGAGGCGGCGCGGGAACGGGTGGCGCGGCTGCTGGCGGAGACCGGCCTGTCCGTCCCGCTGGACCTGGCGACGGAGTCGCTGCCCATCGGGGTGCAGCAGCGGGTGGAGATCCTCAAGACTCTGTACCGGGGGACGTCGGTGCTGATCCTCGACGAGCCCACCTCGGCCCTTACCCCGACCGAGGTGCGGGACCTCTTTGAGTTCCTCCGCGGGCTCGCCGCACGGGGGCGATCCATCGTCTTCATCAGCCACAAGCTCAGGGAGGTGCTGGAGATCTCCGGCCGGGTGGTCGTCCTGCGCGACGGGCAGGTCACGGGAGAGGTCCCCACGGAGCGGGCCACCCCCGAGCATCTCGCCGAGCTGATGGTTGGCCGCAAGGTGGTTCCCCAGGTCAGCCGCTCGGCGAGACCGGCCGGCCGGCCGGTCCTGGAAGTGCGCCGCCTGCGCGTGGCCAGCGACCAGGGCGCCCCGGCCGTGAAGGACCTCTCCTTCCAGGTGCGGGAGGGCGAGGTGTTCGGCATCGCCGGCGTGGAGGGCAACGGGCAGAGCGAACTGGTCCAGGCCCTGACCGGACTGCGGCCGGTCCAGGAGGGGGAGATCCTCCTCGGCGGAACCGTGCTCCGCCACCTCCATCCGCTCGAGGTCTACCGCCGCGGGGCGGGCCACATCCCGGAAGACAAATCCCGCTTCGGCCTGGCCCTGAACTTCGACCTCACCGAGAACGCCATCCTCAGCCGGCAGCGGGAGCCGGCGTTCGTCACACCGTGGGGCCGCCTCAACTGGAGCGCCATCCTGGCCTACGGCCGCCGGCTCGTCGAACAGTTCCGGGTGGTCGCCCCCGGCCTGCGGGCGCCGGTGCGCAGCCTGAGCGGCGGCAACCAGCAGCGGCTGCTGGTCGGCCGCGAACTCAGCAAGCGGCCGGTGCTCATCGTCGCCGTGCACCCCACGCGCGGGCTGGACGTGGCCTCCACGGTGGACATCCGGGAATTGTTGGTCCGCATGCGGGACGAGGGCAAAGGGGTCCTCCTGGTCTCCGCGGACCTGGACGAGATCCTCGAACTCAGCGACCGGATCGCCGTGATGTACGAGGGCACCTTCATCGGCGTGGGCGGCGCCGAGGAGTTCACCCGCGAGGAGATCGGCCTGATGATGGGCGGCATCATCCCGAGAGGACGCGATGCGAGGACGCCGGCGGCTCCCCCGGCCGCTGATTGA
- a CDS encoding ABC transporter permease has translation MRGRRRLPRPLIELTATIVAGLAAGALLVFAFGHDPIRAYRALFVGAFGSVQDVLETLAFATPLMLTALTFAVGVRAGLFNIGAEGQMYVGAVGAIAVAGLIPLPPGVHLAAATAAGMVAGGLWAVVPALLKVTRGVHEVISTIMTNWIAFYLSTYLALGFLTGAGRGDSTRPALPTARYPVLTEDATLTAVIFVAVAFCLAVYLYLWGTRAGYELRLAGENPEAARYAGVNAAGVTVMSFVIGGLAAGLAGASQIIGRPPAWALYATLGNVVTLGFDGIGVALVGRNHPLGGVLAAFLFGALAHGGRLMEYQAGVPSELVRALNGLIVMTLAVPELWTLLRRRFAR, from the coding sequence ATGCGAGGACGCCGGCGGCTCCCCCGGCCGCTGATTGAACTGACGGCGACGATCGTGGCCGGCCTCGCCGCCGGGGCGCTGCTGGTCTTCGCCTTCGGGCACGACCCGATCCGGGCCTACCGGGCGCTGTTTGTCGGCGCCTTCGGCAGCGTCCAGGACGTCCTCGAGACGCTGGCCTTCGCCACGCCGCTCATGCTCACGGCGCTGACCTTCGCCGTCGGGGTGCGCGCCGGCCTGTTCAACATCGGCGCCGAAGGGCAGATGTACGTGGGAGCGGTGGGCGCCATCGCCGTCGCCGGATTGATCCCGCTCCCGCCGGGCGTCCACCTGGCGGCGGCGACGGCCGCCGGGATGGTGGCCGGCGGGTTGTGGGCCGTCGTCCCGGCCCTGCTCAAGGTGACCCGCGGGGTGCACGAAGTCATCTCGACGATCATGACCAACTGGATTGCGTTCTACCTTTCTACATACCTGGCCCTGGGGTTTCTGACCGGAGCCGGACGCGGCGACAGTACCCGTCCGGCCCTGCCCACGGCCCGCTATCCCGTCCTCACCGAAGACGCCACGCTGACCGCGGTCATCTTCGTGGCGGTGGCCTTCTGCCTCGCGGTTTACCTCTATCTGTGGGGCACCCGCGCCGGCTACGAACTCCGCCTGGCCGGAGAGAACCCCGAGGCGGCCCGCTACGCGGGGGTCAACGCCGCCGGCGTGACGGTGATGAGCTTCGTCATCGGCGGGCTGGCGGCCGGGCTGGCCGGCGCCAGTCAGATTATCGGCCGGCCGCCGGCCTGGGCGTTGTATGCGACCTTGGGCAACGTGGTCACCCTGGGCTTCGACGGGATCGGCGTGGCGCTGGTGGGCCGCAACCACCCCCTGGGCGGGGTGCTGGCCGCCTTCCTGTTCGGCGCGCTGGCCCACGGCGGCCGGCTGATGGAGTACCAGGCGGGCGTGCCCTCCGAACTGGTGCGGGCCCTCAACGGCCTGATCGTGATGACCCTGGCCGTTCCGGAGCTGTGGACGCTCCTGCGGAGGAGGTTCGCCCGGTGA